The proteins below come from a single Ailuropoda melanoleuca isolate Jingjing chromosome 1, ASM200744v2, whole genome shotgun sequence genomic window:
- the LOC117801084 gene encoding LOW QUALITY PROTEIN: keratin-associated protein 10-12-like (The sequence of the model RefSeq protein was modified relative to this genomic sequence to represent the inferred CDS: deleted 1 base in 1 codon), which translates to MAASTLSVCSSDLSYGSRVCLPSSCDSCPDYPWQVDDCPESCCEPPCCAPTCCAPSSCTPASCLTLVCTPASCVSSPCQSACTSSCQPSSSSCCQQSSCQPSCGSSSPCQDDCCVSVCCKPVCCTPVCCKPVCCTPVCCKPVCCTPVCCTPVCCKPVCCTPVCCKPVCCTPVCSGASPCSAPSCCQPSPCSSSCCTPSSCVSLLCRPVCRPACCVPASPCWAPASSCHPSCCHRASCVSLLCRPVCSRQACRVPASAQKSCC; encoded by the exons ATGGCTGCGTCCACCCTCTCCGTCTGCTCCAGCGACCTGAGCTACGGCAGCCGCGTCTGCCTGCCCAGCTCCTGTGACTCCTGCCCCGATTACCCCTGGCAGGTGGACGACTGCCCAGAGAGCTGCTGCGAGCCCCCCTGCTGCGCCCCAACCTGCTGCGCCCCCAGCTCCTGCACCCCGGCCTCCTGCCTGACCCTCGTCTGCACCCCTGCGAGCTGTGTGTCCAGCCCCTGCCAATCAGCCTGCACCAGCTCCTGCCAGCCCTCCT CCTCCTCATGCTGCCAGCAGTCTAGCTGCCAGCCCTCCTGCGgcagctcctccccctgccaggaTGACTGTTGTGTGTCTGTCTGCTGCAAGCCCGTgtgctgcacccctgtctgctgcaagcccgtctgctgcacccctgtctgctgcaagcccgtgtgctgcacccctgtctgctgcacccctgtctgctgcaagcccgtctgctgcacccctgtctgctgcaagcccgtgtgctgcacccctgtctgct CGggggcctccccctgctctgccccctcctgctgccagcccagcccctgctcctcgTCCTGCTGCACGCCCTCTTCCTGCGTGTCCCTGCTCTGCCGCCCCGTGTGCAGACCCGCCTGCTGCGTGCccgcctccccctgctgg gcccccgcctcctcctgccaccccagCTGCTGCCACCGGGCCTCCTGCGTGTCCCTGCTCTGCCGCCCCGTGTGCTCCCGCCAGGCCTGCCGCGTCCCCGCCTCGGCCCAGAAGTCCTGCTGCTGA